The Aureispira anguillae genome contains a region encoding:
- a CDS encoding YbaB/EbfC family nucleoid-associated protein, giving the protein MFGGMEEMKKQMQDALTAITVEGEAGGGMVKIRANAARQILDVSIDPSLDLNDKEQLEDLMLEAMNRVIAAAAVKEQEESQAMMAKLLPPGMGDLGGLFG; this is encoded by the coding sequence ATGTTTGGAGGAATGGAGGAAATGAAAAAACAAATGCAAGATGCTTTAACGGCTATTACTGTTGAAGGAGAAGCAGGTGGAGGAATGGTTAAAATTAGAGCAAATGCTGCTCGTCAAATCTTAGATGTAAGTATTGACCCATCTTTAGATTTAAACGATAAAGAGCAGTTGGAAGATTTGATGCTAGAAGCAATGAATCGTGTTATTGCTGCTGCCGCTGTCAAAGAGCAAGAAGAGTCTCAGGCTATGATGGCGAAATTATTGCCTCCTGGTATGGGAGACTTAGGTGGCTTGTTTGGATAG
- a CDS encoding transglutaminase domain-containing protein, whose protein sequence is MNIGQKILAGIGVLGLLLLTPVIFYTFGNTVPIDFLGDKLGSLGTPSVLTFVAFCMIGTMALLGGGKNLSATLVSLFIGGLLISTAVEISFLAWFKEIVTNVEFLSNLKLNLLAGVFVLLVGMLLSFVEKVNFKVELFVLLLLPLSFLVGSSYAGILPNQSSFNISMNEGMQSLKGMIDAKYLAQENVQKYVEDVAEDETLTEEEKVAKMENLQQKIAKLESEKDILQRLKSENEAYKKRIAEQEEQLKEYEWCAGSRDSSSQVRSYAEAVVPNQPCVRDFAVSLVKEQQGAYYDIRRGTPSEKGMQQICVLHYYLANNWKYISDPTMIRNDYNSPANRTIALGLAGDCDDFSILNASCVEAIGGITRIMVGTCSGGAHAWAEVLIGNKSQWNAAVKTIRNYYNNPYKKIIPSIDDEGNYWLPLDWYMGEYTCNDNPTQMETYYTSKEQLTKGLKRLSY, encoded by the coding sequence ATGAATATCGGTCAAAAAATACTTGCTGGGATTGGAGTTTTGGGTTTATTATTACTTACTCCTGTTATCTTTTATACGTTTGGAAATACGGTTCCTATTGATTTTTTAGGAGATAAATTGGGCAGTTTAGGGACACCTTCTGTGCTTACATTTGTTGCTTTTTGTATGATAGGGACGATGGCTCTTTTGGGAGGAGGAAAAAATTTGAGTGCTACTTTAGTGAGTTTATTTATAGGGGGATTGTTAATTTCTACTGCTGTGGAAATTAGCTTTTTAGCTTGGTTCAAAGAGATCGTTACTAATGTTGAGTTTTTATCTAATTTAAAATTAAACTTATTGGCAGGTGTTTTTGTGTTGCTGGTTGGGATGTTGTTGAGTTTTGTAGAGAAGGTAAATTTTAAAGTTGAGTTGTTTGTTTTATTACTGCTCCCTTTAAGTTTTTTGGTAGGGAGTAGCTATGCGGGAATTTTGCCGAATCAAAGTAGTTTTAACATATCTATGAATGAAGGGATGCAATCGTTAAAAGGGATGATTGATGCGAAATACTTAGCTCAGGAGAATGTTCAAAAATACGTAGAGGATGTTGCCGAAGATGAGACATTAACAGAGGAAGAAAAAGTAGCAAAAATGGAAAATTTGCAACAAAAAATTGCAAAATTAGAAAGTGAAAAGGACATTCTGCAACGCTTAAAGTCTGAAAATGAAGCCTATAAAAAACGTATTGCAGAGCAGGAAGAACAGTTGAAAGAATATGAGTGGTGTGCGGGGTCGAGAGATAGCAGTTCACAGGTTCGTAGTTATGCCGAAGCAGTTGTGCCGAACCAACCTTGTGTACGTGATTTTGCTGTTTCTTTGGTCAAAGAACAACAAGGTGCCTATTATGATATTCGTCGAGGTACCCCTAGCGAAAAAGGAATGCAACAAATTTGTGTCTTGCATTATTATTTGGCGAACAATTGGAAATACATAAGCGATCCTACTATGATTCGAAACGATTATAATTCACCAGCCAACAGAACCATTGCTTTGGGCTTGGCAGGAGATTGTGATGACTTTTCAATTTTAAACGCTTCTTGTGTAGAAGCAATTGGAGGAATCACCCGAATTATGGTGGGAACGTGCAGTGGTGGTGCTCATGCATGGGCAGAAGTATTGATTGGAAATAAGAGTCAGTGGAATGCTGCTGTTAAAACAATTCGAAATTACTATAACAATCCCTACAAAAAAATAATCCCTAGTATTGATGACGAAGGTAATTATTGGTTGCCGTTAGATTGGTATATGGGGGAATATACCTGCAACGATAACCCCACCCAAATGGAGACTTATTATACTTCAAAAGAGCAATTGACAAAGGGCTTAAAAAGACTAAGCTATTAG